tttataaataactttttagaaaaacaaatgttgAGTTAGAAGTTTGCTTAGaaggaaataattaaatcatttgagcaataaaaataatacaagtcataattaaaaaaaattgagttaaaaatgttaacttttaattaaagcaaaaaaaattacttaattctaaaataaaattttgatttaaataaaaaattatttccaataagagatatttatgacaatttcttttaataaaataattttaaaaaaaaatctaataaaaaatatttatggcaatttcttctaataaaaaaattaaaactaaacgcaaataaaatatcatttaaaatacaAGCATATAGCACAAACGGCATTTTCATTACCAGGTATCATGGGTGGTGCCTGGCGACAGCTTTACAATTTTCCCACGATACCCCCTGATTATGGGCCCGGTCTCCATTTGTAAGCCCAAATATCTATCAATTAGCCCAAGCTTTATTGTAGGGTACTTGGGCTTCATGTATtacctattaaataaaatgggCCTTGACTAGCCTACTTCCCTGGCCCacgtaattgtttttttctatatatataaaacaactcTCTTGCCCAGCTACCTTGCGCTAAAAcctcaaaatcaaaacccctaATTTCTAATGAATGGAAGCCAAATTAGGGCTTTACCGAACAGATGGGGCAGCTATAATTACACATGAAAAACACAAAGAGAAGATTCTTAAGCTCAAAAGAAGGTCAGTTTGCTTCCCATTCAGCTTCAAAGATAAAaactttttcaacttttcaagctACTAACCAAACTGGGTCTTTTGAAATGCAGGTGGTTATTAGGACTACCTTTTTCAAAATATGAAGACAAGAATTTTCATAAATATGTGTAAgtcagtttctttttttcttttttaacataaatttggttactttttattattttttattgtgataataatagtaataatttgtgttttttttttttttttttttgtagtgtttCTAGGTTTGTGCCTGAATCTTTGCAAAGGGATGATGATGTAAGTTGAATTACaagtgggtttttgtttttgttggaaaatatttaGTGTTGAAGTCAGGGGATTATATCAATAATGAGTAATTAGAAGTGGGTTTTTAGTTTCATCGAGGAATACTTAGTGTTTGAGTCATggtttatattaataatgataatttgcaagtgggtttttaattttattgagaaataGGTGGTGTATAAGTTAGGGTGATCATATGAACAATGAGTAATTGGAAGTGGGCTTTTAGTTTTGTTGGGAAATAGTTAGTGTTTAAGTCAGGGTGATATGTAGTTTatacactttattttttttgtatttgtgtgGAATTTCATAGAGTTTTGTAGACTTTTTTTTCATGGTCTCCATGTGAATGGAAAGGAGGCATGAAGGGGAAAATATGAATTGCATATTGTTCTGTCCGTGTTAATTAATTGGAAAAGAATTTGGACTTTAAGATGGTTTTAAAAGGTGATGATTTTATCTTAGTTGTAGATGAGATTTATATTATCTGCGAACCCTTGAGCATGAATATGTGTTTCTCTCTAGCTTGTGTGGCTTGCCATACATCCTGAAGTTTTGACATTCATATTTTGCATGTTTTGTTCACCAGATATTTTATGAGAAAGTAAAAGAGTATGTTGAAGAAGCTTTTGGCGCATGTAATGCTAAAAGAGAGGCTTATATTGCTCCAGACTCTAAACTTTTATTTGACAGAACCAAGATGAAAAGAATGCTCTTATCACGCTTGGATGCTCTGAACAATAAAGGGCTTCACCTTATTGCTATGTTACTTACAGGAGGTGCAGTCAATTTTGAAACCACtcgtaaaaaaatgaaagaggtgATTAAACAATCAAGATTTCTTAGGGATCCAAATTGTGATCATGACCAAACAGAAATTTTGATGCTGCTGTATCAACTAATCAATAGCCCTCAAAATTTTAGAGAGAATTGTTTGGCATTGGTGAATTCCACATTTCAATCTCATCATTCTGCAGCTATTCAAGTATTGGATGGACTAGAGGACTTGCCAACTGAAGCCCTGCTTGCAATGCGCAGAAAACTTAGTGGTGTCCCAGCAAGCATTCCCCGTTTACTGAAGAAGAAATACAATCGCTGTCGAGATAGTGTGATTCATTACATAAGGAAGACTAGCGAGAAAATGCTTTCAGAAATTGATGGAGGGGATGAGCTGCAGGAACCACTAGCCAAAGCACTTGGGATTGCAGGTTTATCTGTAAAGCTAACATCAGGCTCTCTAAATTCCTCTTTGAACGACTTCTGTCAATTCTCTCCAGAAATAAAAGTCTTGCAGAATGAGATATTGAAGGCTCTCTGGTTACTAGGAATGAAGAAGCTTAAATTACCGGAGGTGCAAACTTTGCAGCTTCTGCTGGACCCAAAGGCTGATGTACCAAAAGGAAGTCTGCGAACAGCGATGAATAAATTGTTAACAGAATATCTTTTCGAGTGCAGTGAGTTTAGTACCGTTCCTAAACCTTTAACAGAAGCTCTTGCTATTATCAACAGGAGTTCTTGCAAAACCCGGAGTGGATGCTACCCGAAGGAGCAAATTGAAGAAGAGGTGGAATGCATTTTAGGTTTAAGTTCTGAGATAAAGCAGGTGGTTTGGGATGTTTTTCCTCATCATGAATTTGACGAGGATTTTGCTGATGCTTATGTGGAAGAGTCGGAAGAAAGTGATGGTGGAGATGATGATTTTGTCTCTGATCATCACAATATTGGTGAAGGTAAATCATATTCAATTGATTGGAATTACCAAGAAGAGAGTTGTGGGGAGCATATACCAATGGACTCCTCTCCACCTATCTCAAACCCTAACACAAGTTGTGGTCCTACTCTGTTCCATGAAACAAGAAATCATAATGTAGATGTCAGTAAGTTGAGCATAGCAACATTTGGGACATCTAGTGTAAATGAAGATGACTTGTCCGGGCACCATTCTCCAAATGGAAATTCAAAAGTCCATTCTTCAATTAGAAATGAACCTGAAAAGGGTGCTGCAATTGATCCAGGAAACTCTCAGGATGTATCACCACCTTCTACCTTCTGCTTGAAAGGGAAAAACATAGGTGGTAACCTATACCTTGGCATCCAAGAGATCTGTGACGAGACGAGTATGGTTGCTTACAATCTCATTGGTTACTTAATGGAGGGGCTGGCACGGAAAGAGGGCTTGGATTTAGATTTGGGAGATATTTCTTATCTCAGAGGTGATAAGTCAAGCAAAGAAAATCAAGGTAGtgaacttgttttttctttttttcaaatatgcatGCCCCCCTAACTACAGAAATTATCCCAGAGAGAACATAAAGATGGTGCTATTATGGTTGTCACTCTGGTTAAATTTTATCCTGTATTGGAAGTGAACTGACAGAAATGTTCGAAGTCTTAGAGAACACATGGTATCTTTAATATTAAGAGTTAAAATCAATCCTCTTCTGACAAGCGAAGTTTGTGAGTCAAACCTTTGCTCGTCTCTCGGTTAATCATGCTTTGAGAGAGACTAAAATATTGCTGCTTCaagtatcaatatttttttcatgtgtcaTTGATTTATAACCCACCttgacttgttttttgttttttatgttgtatTTTTGTTGCAATCTGCATACTAAGTAAAGCAAATGTCACTGGGGCACCCGATAAATATCATTAACCATATCACCTTcatttttccttcctttcttttGTCTGCTTTCATTGCACAAAATTCTGGAGGATAGAATCTGCTATGGAATATTTTTCCAATAGTTGTCTAATTCATCATTTTAGCGATCTGGTTTACTTattttgcatttgtttttagaaaCAAAGAGTTACTAGGTAAACCTATTAAGGAATTGATTGTGGAAGTATGGTCCACCTGGTATTTACTCTATGAACCTATATTGCCTATGCTAGGAATGCAATTAATGAGGTCTTCCATTTGTATTTGCAGAAGACAGAAAGAAATCTTCTGAGAATAATGTGGCTGGTTCAGATATTGCTCAAGTTGTTGAAGAGTTACTACCTTCCCTCCCGAAGAGGTAATAGAATTtgattctctttttattataactTGATGCATAATACTGGTGTGTCCAGTCCACATTTTGATGCAATACTATAAGTTATAGAATGAAACTGAGTGTTTTTTCGATACCGGGCttaaataatgttaataaaTGCAGCATTAGGAAGAGATAGAATTATGTAAAATGAACTATAATGTATCTAGATCTTTTTTTTCGATAGCATTGATATTTGGGATCTTGTGACTGCAGTGAGAGCACAAGGTTAAAGGACTTGATGGCCACATAGCAGAACTCGTCGAGACTTTCATGGAACGTTTCTGAGCATTccacaacaaaagaaaaaaatataagcagCTTGGTTTGTCATTCAAGCTTgcaattttaagattttctcCATTCTTCCCGATGTTTAGCAATGAGTTGTGAACTGCCAAGGAAAGCCATTTTGGACGGCAACAAAGATGGTTGACACCCTCATCAATTATGACTGGTCATTATACAGAGTTGCGACAGGATTTTAATCGCCTGTTCTAACGGCCATGTTTTGTGATCAAGGTTAGCTAGATGAATCATACCCGTGCCCCCATCCAAGAAGGATGTTGGACAAGCTTACTCGAAGACAGCAACTTCATAGTCAATTTTGACCAGAGTTCAGTGAAGCTGTTACAATTAAAATCACACGATGTAATAATCATTTGCTGTTCGTTGATCTGGAACAGCTAAAATTTTGCCTCAACATGTATACGTTGACATTGCAGTCAAGTTATGAGAAAGAACTAGCACGTTTGTTTTGTATCTTCCCATTTTCCttacattttgattttctaaccCCTGTGAAGCtggaaatatttatatatgataaAAGACTGCCAATATTGAAAACTCcattttcttgcattgttgAGTTGTGCTGGTTTAGTACCCTTTCTTGTTCCCCATCAAGCGGAGATAAACCTTTAAACACAACTTCACAAATTTGATGAAGAACCTTCACAGTTAAATCCAACATCCAAACCAAGTTTTCAGCACACCAATATTTGTTCTCGCTATTAAATTTAGATCAAATACAAATTGATTTTGCTAAGGTTACAAAGATTACATTTCATTTCACACTGGAAGTTCCATGCGCAGACCATGTCGCTGAGGATTACACCAGAGATGTCTTTTCTATCAATAAAGAATATCAGATTCGCTCCATAAGAGATGTTATTTCCTCATTTGCCAGCATCATTCTCCCAAACATTGTCCCAAGAACCACTTGGAGCAGCCTTTGGTCCTTCAATGTAGCGAGAGTTCGCATTTGTACCTTCAGGTCCTGGAAGAGGAAGTCCATTGGGACCTTGTGGGTTAACCATTCTGGGCTTTGTTCTGATCCCCAGCAGCCTCAATACAAATCTAGCCAACTCTCCATACAACATGCCTGAGCGATCGAAAAGCTGACAAAAGAACAACAATTAACTAATTAAGGATTTGGACAGCAAAAGACAGATGTTCCTTGTGCTGCAGTTCAAAGAATTTTGAATTTCGAAAGATGGCCGTCTAGAAACTTCAACTCAGAGAAAGTGATATACTATGAAACACAATAAAAGCCCTCCAGCCATTAATACTGCACTTAAATATGAAATGGGAATTAAATACAAGCACTCTCACAAACAGTGGAAGAAATTGCTTCCGAGTGTAATGCATACCATGAAGTGATCGTGATCACACTCAATTACAGAACTTACCACTAAGGTTAACACCTTTGCAGAAGGTAGCTTAAGTGAATGAGAACCAGTTAATACTATCAAGTTGGATAGCATAGGTTTGTTCATGCTCAATGGCagtatcagaaacagaaagAAGCTAAAGTGTAGAGAGCTAGAAAATGTAAGCAAACATTTGAGTGGCAATCACTTATCCAGTAAATAACAAAGTGCAAGGAAAAAGATAGGGAGAAAACCTGCAGAAGCGCAGTCATGAACATGTGAAAAGCCTGTGTATTCTGGTCTATGAGAATTGATAAGCGGCCAAAGAAGTTCACCACTCCTTGCAACTGCCATCATTGAGAAAATGGTGAAGGTccagaaaagaataaaatatatttaactaactAGAAATGTTGGTGAACTAATTAATAACATTGTAGCAATTTGCAACCATGAAAAAAGAGTTCAAGAGTAAGCAGTAGACAATCTTAGTACAAGCAGCAAAACAATTTTATTGCCTCATGCAAAgctgcaaattttttttatcgatgcAACCAAGTAAAACACAGATAAAAATCCATTAGACTATTGATAATCTAATTTGAAGAAGTCTCAGGTCTTAACCAACTACGAGTTTGATAAACCTTTAGCTGGGCCAAgtctattaataaaatatatctacaCCTCCAACCATTTCTCGAAACAGGATATATAACTAGTCAAAAGAAAACCATGTCTTACGACTCGAAGAAATGAAATCCAGAACCCCGGTGGAGATGGAGGTTCACCAAATGGATTATTAGGGTCTTGAACTCCATAAGGACCACCCATGCCCATTCCATAACCACCCATTGCGCCTCCAAAACCACTATTGTACATTCCACCACCATTCATCCCAGAACCATAAAGCCCACCATACCCGCCTCGATACATGCTGTTTCCATACATCCCTCCACCATATAATCCTCCAACCCCTCCATATGATCCTCCAACCCCACCATATGATCCTCCAACCCCACCATATGATGAGCCATAGGTCCCTGAACCATATCCGGAATTATAGTTCAGAGTGGAATTATAACCTGAGTCaggttaagagaaaaaaaaaaaagttaaaaaagattCAACCATCAGACCGTAGAGTAAAACTTTATATTGCTAATCATTACTCACCTCCATAGTTGCCAGTGCTATAACTTTGCTCCCAAGGTCTTGCAGGAAGAGGCCTACCAACAGCATTTGTGTTATTTGTGGTATTACCTGAACTTTGAACAATTTCTCCAGGTCTTGCAGTTCCTGAAGCTTCAACAACATCACTTGTGCTGCCAGCTGATGGTGGTTTAAAAGGTGTAGCACCAGAAGAACCACCAGATTGCTCCCATGGTTTTGGAGGAGGATTGTTAGCTGCAATATCTAACCACATGATTATCtcacagaaaaaaaatcttacaaagtaaAGCAGAGGAAAATTAAAATACACCTAAAGAGTTAGCAAGGCCAAAAGATTGTATGCAGAGAAGATAAATGACATGATTTTTACAGAGCTAATAAAAAGCATCTTGGCAGTTAAGTTCAGCTCAAGGAAAATACATTTTCAGCATCATCAACATTTCACAAAATGAATCACAGAAAGTTGAGACATtcgaaaaagatgaaaaaagagAAGGCAGTGATCAAAGTCAATgcaagagagaaaaggaaagaataaactTTTACACAAAAAGCTAAAAATCATGTTTCCTAAGCATCTTCCAAAAACAACTCGAGCATAGCTTAGAATCAGAGCAAGTCTCCACATGATTACAGAACCTTTTGGATTTCACAACTTCATCTCATAGTCCTAACAAAAAATCTGAAGAAATTCTATTCCATCATCAAAGACAAAATCCCATAAAAAAGTTCACAATTTTCTAACCTAAAACGACCTTCAGACTATTATTGTAACTGTCAACAACACCAAACCCAATATTcctttatcaaa
This DNA window, taken from Populus alba chromosome 17, ASM523922v2, whole genome shotgun sequence, encodes the following:
- the LOC118027855 gene encoding peroxisomal membrane protein 13 isoform X2, producing the protein MASNPQPSANNPPPKPWEQSGGSSGATPFKPPSAGSTSDVVEASGTARPGEIVQSSGNTTNNTNAVGRPLPARPWEQSYSTGNYGGYNSTLNYNSGYGSGTYGSSYGGVGGSYGGVGGSYGGVGGLYGGGMYGNSMYRGGYGGLYGSGMNGGGMYNSGFGGAMGGYGMGMGGPYGVQDPNNPFGEPPSPPGFWISFLRVLQGVVNFFGRLSILIDQNTQAFHMFMTALLQLFDRSGMLYGELARFVLRLLGIRTKPRMVNPQGPNGLPLPGPEGTNANSRYIEGPKAAPSGSWDNVWENDAGK
- the LOC118027855 gene encoding peroxisomal membrane protein 13 isoform X1, producing MASNPQPSDIAANNPPPKPWEQSGGSSGATPFKPPSAGSTSDVVEASGTARPGEIVQSSGNTTNNTNAVGRPLPARPWEQSYSTGNYGGYNSTLNYNSGYGSGTYGSSYGGVGGSYGGVGGSYGGVGGLYGGGMYGNSMYRGGYGGLYGSGMNGGGMYNSGFGGAMGGYGMGMGGPYGVQDPNNPFGEPPSPPGFWISFLRVLQGVVNFFGRLSILIDQNTQAFHMFMTALLQLFDRSGMLYGELARFVLRLLGIRTKPRMVNPQGPNGLPLPGPEGTNANSRYIEGPKAAPSGSWDNVWENDAGK
- the LOC118027854 gene encoding uncharacterized protein isoform X2, whose amino-acid sequence is MKRMLLSRLDALNNKGLHLIAMLLTGGAVNFETTRKKMKEVIKQSRFLRDPNCDHDQTEILMLLYQLINSPQNFRENCLALVNSTFQSHHSAAIQVLDGLEDLPTEALLAMRRKLSGVPASIPRLLKKKYNRCRDSVIHYIRKTSEKMLSEIDGGDELQEPLAKALGIAGLSVKLTSGSLNSSLNDFCQFSPEIKVLQNEILKALWLLGMKKLKLPEVQTLQLLLDPKADVPKGSLRTAMNKLLTEYLFECSEFSTVPKPLTEALAIINRSSCKTRSGCYPKEQIEEEVECILGLSSEIKQVVWDVFPHHEFDEDFADAYVEESEESDGGDDDFVSDHHNIGEGKSYSIDWNYQEESCGEHIPMDSSPPISNPNTSCGPTLFHETRNHNVDVSKLSIATFGTSSVNEDDLSGHHSPNGNSKVHSSIRNEPEKGAAIDPGNSQDVSPPSTFCLKGKNIGGNLYLGIQEICDETSMVAYNLIGYLMEGLARKEGLDLDLGDISYLRGDKSSKENQEDRKKSSENNVAGSDIAQVVEELLPSLPKSESTRLKDLMAT
- the LOC118027854 gene encoding uncharacterized protein isoform X1, with protein sequence MEAKLGLYRTDGAAIITHEKHKEKILKLKRRWLLGLPFSKYEDKNFHKYVVSRFVPESLQRDDDIFYEKVKEYVEEAFGACNAKREAYIAPDSKLLFDRTKMKRMLLSRLDALNNKGLHLIAMLLTGGAVNFETTRKKMKEVIKQSRFLRDPNCDHDQTEILMLLYQLINSPQNFRENCLALVNSTFQSHHSAAIQVLDGLEDLPTEALLAMRRKLSGVPASIPRLLKKKYNRCRDSVIHYIRKTSEKMLSEIDGGDELQEPLAKALGIAGLSVKLTSGSLNSSLNDFCQFSPEIKVLQNEILKALWLLGMKKLKLPEVQTLQLLLDPKADVPKGSLRTAMNKLLTEYLFECSEFSTVPKPLTEALAIINRSSCKTRSGCYPKEQIEEEVECILGLSSEIKQVVWDVFPHHEFDEDFADAYVEESEESDGGDDDFVSDHHNIGEGKSYSIDWNYQEESCGEHIPMDSSPPISNPNTSCGPTLFHETRNHNVDVSKLSIATFGTSSVNEDDLSGHHSPNGNSKVHSSIRNEPEKGAAIDPGNSQDVSPPSTFCLKGKNIGGNLYLGIQEICDETSMVAYNLIGYLMEGLARKEGLDLDLGDISYLRGDKSSKENQEDRKKSSENNVAGSDIAQVVEELLPSLPKSESTRLKDLMAT